Part of the Chloroflexota bacterium genome is shown below.
AGCTGTTCGAGCGCGATGGGACTGGCTCACGTTATTGGCGCAAAAAGGAAGAGTAGAGTTTTAACCGCGAAGAGCGCGAAGAACGCTAAGTAATGTTAATATCTAACTCCTTCGTGTGCTTCGTGTGCTTCGTGGTTAAAAATGATCGTTGTCCTTTATGCTCTATGTTCTATGCTCTATGCTCTTTTGACCCCTGCGCTACTTCTTGCGGAATAGAAAAATATACTCGTGCTTGAAGATATAAAAGCCGCCGACCAAGGCCCGATAGCGCCACAGCTCTTTTTGATGGCGCTTGCCAGTGGTATCTTCAAAGTTTTTAACAATGATACTTTTGAGTTGAAAGCCTTGTTGCTGCACAACTTCCATGGTGCGAAACCCGAGGGCCACCCACTCGCCATGCATATATTTATCGCCGATAATCACCGCCAGATGTCGCCCGCGTTGCAAAACAGGCTTAACTTGAGCTACTGCTGCCGCCATTTGCCCCAGAAAATCCTCAACTGACAGTGCGTTGGATAAATCGCGTTCATCGTCGCTGAAGTTGATAATATCGAAATAAGGCGGGTGCATAATTGCTAGTTGCACATGGCGCTGGCCATAATCTGCCAACAAGCTTTGCCAATTGATTGTGGTGCAATCGCCATGGACTGAACGCGCCACAATCGCCAGTGGATTTGGCTCGCGCTCAACCGCTTGGTTGGCATACTCGACCATGTGCGGCTGTAATTCAACGCCTAGGACATTGCGACCCAAGCGTTGGCCTTCGATTAACGTTGTGCCGGAGCCAGCAAAGGTATCGATTACCCAATCGCCCTGTTTGGTATAACGCCGCATCAGCTGATTGGGAATTTGCGGCACAAAATTGCCCCAATAGCCCGCCGAATGCACTCCTGAGCCATCGCGACGGTCGATCATCCACAAGCTATCGGTGTTAATATCGTCGTATTCCTTCCAACGATTGAGGTTAATATCGTTGATCGCGGTGGTGCGCACGGTGGCAATGCTCCGAGCCAGCCGATCGATATAGTAATGCGCTCGTTCGAGGGTCTGGGCCTCGCTAATTTGCTGTAACTCACCTAACAAAAAAGCATAATCAAACGCGACACTTTCGGCCTGATCAGCGATCCCATCAGCATAATCGGCCAAGTGCGAGGTGGTAGCGAGAATACTAGCGCGGAGTGCGACGAGGGCTGTGAGATCACGCCAACCAGCCAGAAGATTGAGCAAACGTGGTTTGCGAAACCAAAGCAACCGATCCATGCAATCACCCATGAACAATTCTCAAGCGGGGCTGGTTTGTGCAACCAACCCCGACAAACGTTTACCGTGCGAGATGCTTATTTTACAACGAATAGAGTTCGCCGTATTTGGTGCGGAGATAGCGAATATACGGCTCGATGCTGAGGTCTTGGCCAGTAACCTTGCGGATCAAGGTTGGTACGCTATATTTGCGGCCATGAACGTACATATTCGATTTCAGCCAATTGTGTAGGTTGGCAAATTGGCCTTGGCTAATTTCAGTTGGTACGTTGGGGTTAGCTCGCACGGCAGCATCAAAAACTTGAGCGCTGAGGATATTGCCCAACGTATAGCCTTGGAATGAGCCACCGATAATCCCACCATACCAGTGGACATCTTGCAGCACACCATCGCGATTATCGGGGGCGGTAATGCCCAGATCGCTGCGATAGCGTTCGTGCCAAGCTTCAGGCAGATCGCGAATTGCTAATTTACCTTCGAGCAAAGCCAATTCCA
Proteins encoded:
- a CDS encoding site-specific DNA-methyltransferase, whose protein sequence is MDRLLWFRKPRLLNLLAGWRDLTALVALRASILATTSHLADYADGIADQAESVAFDYAFLLGELQQISEAQTLERAHYYIDRLARSIATVRTTAINDINLNRWKEYDDINTDSLWMIDRRDGSGVHSAGYWGNFVPQIPNQLMRRYTKQGDWVIDTFAGSGTTLIEGQRLGRNVLGVELQPHMVEYANQAVEREPNPLAIVARSVHGDCTTINWQSLLADYGQRHVQLAIMHPPYFDIINFSDDERDLSNALSVEDFLGQMAAAVAQVKPVLQRGRHLAVIIGDKYMHGEWVALGFRTMEVVQQQGFQLKSIIVKNFEDTTGKRHQKELWRYRALVGGFYIFKHEYIFLFRKK